The sequence ATTTACCGGAGCCCAAACGGAGCCTGCAAGCGCGCCGACATTATTGCCGCCCTTGATATACGAATTGACAATATTCAAATTGTAGACATAGCCCCTTATCGCACCAAAAAGGCCTTGGCAACTATCTTCCGTATTTATGTATATACCGCTTATGGTATGTCCATTTCCATCGAAATTAACATAGGGAGTGTCGGCAGGCAATCCTGCAGGAATCCACTCGTATTTAGGCGGATTTTTCGCCCAGGTCTTCGCGTCACCTTTGTTTATCACAATATCCGTTTTCAAAATGTAATATTGCGATTCATCCGGGTTTGTTTTCAGGCGTTCCACCATAAGAGCAAATTCTTCGGGAGTGGAGATTTCCATGATTCCACCATCCGCCCTGAAGAATGTCTTTGCAGGCTTAACCGGCCACGGAACAGGCGCCCCGAGGGATTGTCCGACAGAGAGGATAAAAACCAATATAGCGAAAAATAAAGTCTTATTCATTATTTAATCCCCCTAGTCCTTAAGACACCTGACAAAGCATCCATTTCGTCTATAGTATTTATAAAGACCGGCATAACGCGATGTCATATAAGCATGGTAAGAATACGACACATCGTCTTTACTGGGTGATGCAGTACAGAATTCAGTCCGATTTCCCGAAGAATTCCAGACCCATCTTCCTGAATACGCGCTCGTGTTATATTCAGCCAGCCCTGTCGGGAAAGCAGAGAAACCCGTCGAATTCCACTTTTCAGAAACGACATAATCGGTCCAGGAATAAAGCCAGCCCGCTTCCGATTCCAGGGATGTGACAGAATGTTCCGTAAAGAGGTTTTCCCATTCCGTATAGCTCGGGATGTGCCAGCCTTCGGGGCAAACACCCCGGTACGGAAGCGTTATAAGACTATCGGGAATAAGTTCGTTCTTGTAAACGGTATCGATAGCCATCGCAGCGACCCAGGAATAGCTACGGCCACCAAGCCCGCACTCGCTTCCATTATAATCATGGCAATAGCTTTCCAGGTACATAAATCCCGAGTTGTCGTAATAGTTGAGGTTCTCGGCCATCCAGGTATTTCCATCGATATCGATAGTCTTGTAAACATGGCCGTCTCGGGGGTCTGTCATTGTGCCATATTCTTTATCTTTAGCAAAAATATCGCTCTGCTTGAAACTATAAGGGCCATCTTGTTCCCAGTTGCTATTGCGGCAATAGAACGTGAAACCGAACAGGTTGTATGTATCTCCCTCGTTCGCCTTGAGGCAAGGATGAAGTTCGCAAATTTCGTAATACGAGGCTCTACGCCATGCGCCCCCGTCGTAGACATAGTAGGCAGCTTCCGGCTCACCCTTCACAATGCATTGATCGGGCAACTTAGGCCTATCCCATCCAGAGGAGTCCCTAGTGAATCTCGCTATAGCAAACGACCCTTCACCAATGGGCTTAAGACCAATAGTATCGGCAACGGAATCGGGAACGATGTACCAATGCCCTTCGCTGCACTGGTAATAACCGTTCTTGGAATACCCCAGGGTTTCGTTCAAGATGAATTCACCCTCGCGGCCAGCAGTACACTCTCCAAACGCAGAATCGCGACGATCCGTTATGATGTGTTCTAGTTCGTGATCCAATATCGTAGAATCCCAAGACGGGATTTCAGGTGATTCCGGGAAAGAGCCAAGGGCCCAGTCGCTATAGGGGATCCATTTCAAGTCTTTGCAGACATAGCGAATCTTCACGCTGTAATTGTAGTACTCATCTCCTTCGAGTTCGCAATCTTCTTTGGGAGCTTCATCCCAGCGCGAAGTATCCAATACGGCGTTAAATTCGCTTTCGATCCAGCCGATTTTCGAGAAACACTTCAGAGTCCGATCCAAGGCTTTGACATAAACGGCCGCCTTGTTGATCGAGGAATCGCACTCGGGCAAATCCGACAAACCTGAAACCGAGCCAAGGCTATCGATATTGACGCTAGAAGAATACCGGTTCGAACTGGAACTCGACTTGGCACTCGAGCTTGATTTTGTACTTGAACTCGATTTTTTATTCGAACTCGAAGATTGGGGATGCTTATCCAGCCAATCCTGATAGACAGTCCACTTTCCCTTGGTGCAAATGACGGTCTCGTTTTCTTCGGACAGGTAAACAATGACACCTTCCTTGGAATTGTCACATCCGTACGCTTCCAAGTCTTCCATGCTCTTTGTATAAACGCCCTCACCTTGATACATATCGGCATAAGAGCTATCGCCGCCGCAACACCAGAAGGCCATTCCAGAAATCGCAGCCAGAACTAACGGGATTTTCGTTAAAGTCTTCATCAGTCATTACCCCCTACACTTCTGATGCAGCGCACTGCAATGGCACTAGTTTTTATAAAATAACTGACATAAGATCTTCCCACGCGGAAAGATCCCTCGTATGCCTCATACGCTCTATTCGTTGTAGACCAGAAGTAGGCCTGATGATAAGTTGTTCCAGGCGCTGTCGGGAGAATCGTCATCCCATCTTCATTGAACTGTCCTATATTCTTATAGACGTCGACATCGGAAACCCAGGTGCATTCAGCCAAGGAATTTTTTTCGGCTTTCGAGAACAAATTCCACTCGGAAGATAGGGGGATTCTCCAACCCACAGGGCAGATTCCCTGCCAATCCAAAGTATCCTTGAATATGGTGCTCTTGTAAGTCGCAGACAACCGCATGGCTTCTAGCCAAGTATACATGCGACCGGCAATGGCACAATTTTTCGGATCCTGATTGTAGCACTCGCCCACATCGGAATCCACCCCCGCATAGTTCAAGTTCTCCGCCATCCATTCATAATCACCAATCTGCACCGTCTTGTATGTCTGTCCGTCACGTTCATCTATCAAGGTTCCGTAAGAAACATTCTTGTTGAAGTGTTTTTCTACAGGAAGCTCATACATGTTAGAGAGGGACCACCTGTTCTTTTCGCGGCATGTGAACGGGATATCTTCGAGGTACGCTAATTCTCCAATATTTGCAGCGGAGCACATCTTGTTGAAGCAGAGTTCGGTTGAATCGGCCAGTCTCCACTTGTTGTCATAGACATATACCCCGTGCGTGATGTTGGAAAACGCCTTGTCGCAGTATGCCGACATGGACTTTTGAGGAGTTCCCATCAGGCCTTCCTTGAAGGTGCCGTTCGTTGCGGTTCCAAAACCGTAAGTATCGGCATTTTCGGCCAATACCGGAATCCACACACCCTTCAGGCAATAGTACAGGTCGCTGCGCGAAACTCTGATTACCTTTTCGCTGTCCAGAGCGACCTTGCCAAGATTATCGCCGGCACACAAGCCCAGGACTCTTTCGGCATTCGCCATGGTCGTATCGTATTCGGAGGAATACTGGGCGCTGCTACTGTAAATAGTCAAGGAATCCATCTCGAAAAAGTTCGACAAATCCGACTTACCGGCGCGCGGATCGTTCATCGAAGCCGAAGATTTCGGAGCATCATCCAAGGTGGGCACGAACTCTTCCCAGTGTTCGTCATGGCAACGCAAGTAGCCATTCAACGAAGCGACAAACACGAATTTTCCCTCATGACTGCTGTTGCAATCTTGCAGGTACCTTAAGGATATCAAGGTATCATCTGCGGCGACGTACAAGTTCAGCGAGGTTGTAATCTGGCTAGACGAGGATTTTTCGTTCCCCGAACTCGTCGATGGCGTACTGGAGCTTGACTTCGCTTCGCTACCGCTCGAACCGTTGTCTTTACTGCCGGAGCTTTTTTCTTCTGGTGGGTCCTGGTCTTCTTCAGTAAATTCGAACATCATCCAGAAGCCATCCTTGCATGTCACGTAGATGTCTTCATCGTTGACATAGACCGAATCGCCTTCCTGTCCTTTTCCGCAATCCCCGAGTTCTTCCATAGAAAACGCGGTCTGCATTTTAGGATCGAAATTAGAACCGGACGAATCATCACCACAGCCGAGTACGAAAGCACAACTCATTACTGAAATTGCACTCGCAAAATTCCTAGCCCATTTATTCATAAGAAGTTTCCTTTCTTATAAAAATAGCTATTTCTTACCTTTCCAAATTCAAGCAGGGCGACTTTCGCGCCCATTCGCTACCGTCTTTTGAAAACGACAATTTCGGCATCGGCTCCGTTCTTGCCGTATTCGCTTACGAGAATGTTGCGTTCGTCGCAGGCGATTCCAAAACAGCGGCCTTCGGCGTTTTGCTTTTCGACCTGGTTGCCCCAATAGCTTGCGTTATCGTCCAATAGCTTGACGCTGTTGCCGTTAATTTTGTATTCCTGATTGATGAACGAACCCTGCAGCACAAAGAGGTTGTCGATAGTCGGCATGTCCTTGATATTAAGCGCATTGACCTCCTCGATGAACTTCTGCTTCATGGGCGAAGTGGCGTGCGGCAATTGGTCCGCAGGGAGGCGCCAGCGCTTGAGCGTCGGGAAATACTTGCGGAGTTCCACCTTGTATTCTTCGCGGGTCAAGTTCTTGCCGGTGTTCTTGTTGAATTCATCGACGAACTGCGAGCAGAATTCGACCATCTGCTCCATGTTGAAGTCGCCGGTGAATGCACCGTCTTTGTAGCAGTAGATGCAGTATTCTTCGTTCTTGCTGCCGTCGGCGTTTGTGCCCAAGATTTCCGGTGTGAGCGGCATTCCGCAGCTCTGACAAAATTTCATTTCCATAAGTTCTCCTTTATTTCTTCTTTATCGGGTGGCGGATGACTGTTTTCAACTTTTCCGGGGCGACTTTGCGCGCGTCGGAAAGGTAAATCTCGTGATGACGCCTCGTGTCCGAGATGTCATTTTCGTAGCCGTTATCGGCGATAAACTTGTCCATTGCAACGATTGTCGCGGGTTCGTCATCGTACGAGCCGGAATGCATGCACTGCACACAAAGTCCTTCTTCGATTTCTAGAAATTCGACTTTTGAAAAGTCCATTTTCTTTTTGCGAGTCGCTTCTTCAATCGCCCAAACGAAATCGACTTTGGTAACAAAGTCAGGGAGCCTGATGACAGAAATCCACTGGAAATTTTCCTTGTGGCTGTAATCGATTCCGTCAACGTCGTCCTGCCACCAGAATCCTTCAAGTGGCGGCACGACGTAATCAAAGTAACCCTCGATTTTGTGGTCACCCTTTTTACTCATCTTAATCGTGTATGCAATTCCGTACAAAAGTTCGATAGACTTTTTGTATTCACCATCTTCTTCATTCGGGTTGCCCCTGCCACGCACCGCGATGTAGTTCATCTTCGGGACGGTGACGATTTCCGGCCTGCCCTTCGGCATGTAGAATTCCTTGTATTCTTTTTTAAAGTCAAAAGGCATGAAATTTCCTCCTTACAACACGTGTACAAATGTATACTATTTAAAAATTCTCGTCAAGTCCTTTTCGCTTTTTTTTCGGAATTTGTTAGTATCGGTTTCCATATTCCTTTCGTGCTTCACAAGTTCTCCTAACTCCAGGCCAGTAGCACCATGCAATAACAGCGGGAATGAGGGACGAGACACATCGCAACCAAGTAAAATCATTGATACAGCTAAAACCACCAACCAGAGCGCGAAGGCTGTAGAGCACAACAATGGTGATGACTGCCATACGTGTCAAGGGCAAGCGCCGAATGTCGCCGGTAGCCGAGAGTGCGTAAAGTCCAGCCACGCAGAATGCAAAGGCAAGACCGATGGTCAATGCGTACAACATCCAAACGTGACCTGATACCATCTGATGCATAAAGTCTTTAATTCCATAGGCTTCAAATGCCTCGTCTAAAGCGAACAGGCAGCATACATGACCAATAGCTATAAGGAAGTGGAGCGCTGCTCCGAATCGTAATTTTTTCATGTTTTTTTATCGAAGTTCATCGATTGCTTTTTGCAAGTTCGCAAGGAACTTCCCGGCGTGAGCCCCGTCCATTTGCGTGTGGTGGAATTGGAACGAAACCGGCAATTCATAGCGGAAAAGACGCTTCCTGTAACGTCCCCAAATCATAAACGGATTGTTGAAAATGCCGGAATTCATGCCGACGGCACCGTCGATTTCCGCATCGATGATGGCCGATGTGCCGATGACCATACTGTTCTCGGACAAGTCCCAATCCGTACAACTTTCTGCCACGATTTTTGTGTATTTGAGATAGTCGCGGTTGAATATCGTCAAGTCTTCGGAATACGGGATGTCGCAAGAGCTGACTTCGCCTTCGTCGTTTTTCACGATTGTATTCACCGCAATCGAATCGTATTGCATAAGCTTGCCGTTTACCGGGAGCATGTAAAATTCCTTAACGTTTGCCGCGGCCTTGCCGATGCAGTAATCCATAAGCATGTTGAACTTCAAGCCGCGCTTCTTGCTTACCTTCACGAGTCTTGTGACGTTTAGCGATTTGAAAAATGTCACCATCGGATTTGGAGCCTGCATCCAAAACTCAAACGCTTTTGCTCGAGTTGTACTTTTCGGATCAATTTCTTTTGCCATAATGAACTTTGGTCACCTTAATAAATTTGCTGTCCGCCCCAAGATGGGGCAGACTATAGATATAGTTTATTCTATGGGAATCTGGATAACCGAGAGCCATTTTTCAGGGTCTTCTTGGTTCCAGGCTCCGTCGATGTAGCTGGTGCGGGGCTTTCCCGCGATTTTGTACCCCTTTTCTTCGATGTAGCGGAATGCTTCGATGAACGACTCGTAGAAACGTTCATAAGGGCCGATGTGCTTCATGCAGAGGGCCTTGGGAACAGCCGGAATGCGCTTGAACTTGATAATGTCGCTGTCGGTCCCCATTTCTACAACTTGCTCGCAGTATTCGATATCGATATCTGTCGGGGTGTATTCCTTGTTGTGTTCGACAGTAAAGCAGTATTCGGGTTTGGGACACTTGCAACCGAGACGTTTCATTTCAGGGCCGATTTTTTCGTAGCACATGGGGCCCAGCACTTCGAAGTTGGGAATGATTTCCCGATGACTTGCCACGATGATTTCCGGCAGAGACTGGATGCTGAATTTATCCACTGTATTCATTTCCTTTAGAGAATTCTTCCAGTTGAGCAGTTGGTCGCGGCGGGCAATCAAACGTTTCAGTTGTGTTTCCGTTTCCTTGATTTTCTCTTCCATCTGGTGGATGCTTGGCGTGTGCGAATCGTCTTCGTACAGTTCCTTGATTTCGTCCAGCGAGAATCCGAGATTTTGCAATTCGCGGATGCTTTTCAACTTTTGCATCTGATCGATACTGTAGTAACGGTAACCCGTCAGGTTGTCCACGTCGTGGGGCAATAGCAGACCTTTCTGTTCGTAGTGACGCAAGGTCTTTACCGTCACCTGCATCAGCTGCGAGAACTCTCCGATTTTGAGTTTGGTTTTGTAGTTTGTCATCGTACGATTTTGGTTAGGATTCGAATCTGCTAGAAATATAAGGCCTGCCCCAAGGGACGAGTCAAGGGGAAAATACTAAAAAACAAAAAAAGTCGCCGTGAGTGTCGGCAGCACTTGCGGCGGGAAGCCCACATCGTGCGCCGACCAGCTCGCCCGCGCCGTGCTCGGGAAAGAAGCGTAATATCTTAATTATACGGGCAGTCCGTTTACTTTATTTGACAACAATCTGTCTTGTTTCGGCAAAACCCTGGCCATAAATTCTAAGGAGGAGTGTACCGCGCGGCAGGTGGCCGAGGTTGATTGTAGTCGAAGCGCCAACATCGAGGGTTTCGAGCAGGTGGCCCATCATGTCGAATATCAGCAAGTTCGCACTGGGCACGCTTGCAAGAGTGACGCTCAATTCGTTGTTCACGAAATTTACATTGAACATATTTTGCACAACATAAATCGCAGTCGTGAGTTCACTTGAAGAACTTTCGGCAGCTTCACTACTACTAGACTCCGCGGCGCTGCTGCTTGATGCTACAGAAGACGAACTTGGGGAAACTTCGCTGCTGCTAGAGACAGAGCTAGAAGAATAGTCGGGATTTGCCGAAATGTTGACGGAGGCATTAGCTTCGGCGTTATTGTCGTTGCCTTGTGCGGTTACGGTTATGGTCAGCACATGGTCACCGATATCTTGAGGAACGGTTCCCGTGATAATGACGAGATCCTTTTCTTTATCCTGATTGACTTCGAAGCCTTCGAGAATCCCGTCAACGGTCGCGTTCTGCATGTGGGCATACCTGAACACGATCGGTTTGATTGCGTCGCCTGCAACGACATCTTGCGTTTCGTTTTCGATAGCGACTAACGTCGTTGTGAACTTTTTGTGTTTGACAGAAATTGTGCCGTTAAAGACGATGGAATCTTTTTCCATAATGTAGGCTGCTAGTCTATAATTAAAATCGCCATCGGGATGGTCCTGGCCCGTGGCACCCGAAATTGTAATTATAGCAGATTCGTCGTCTATTTTTGCCGAAATTCCCTCAGGCACGCCAGAAAGATTTTCTTTAAGCAATTCTGTATAACCGAACACAATGGGCTCAATCTCATCGCTTGCGGTAACTGTTTGGTCAAGGTTTCCGCTGATATGCTCCACTTGTTCATTTAACGGAGTGATGTTTATACCGGTTGTGATTTGCAGGTATTCATGGGCATAATTCCCAGCTGCGGTAAATGACATTTCGTATTCGTCCCCGGGGGTGTTAGCCGGAATGCGACCGGATATGGTGCACTCGGCTTTACTGCTTGGCAGTGTGCCGCAATCCAGTTTCAGTCCCAGCGTCTTGACCGTTGTATTTACCGGGTAATTGATATAAAAATCATAAACTCGATTGAGTTCCGTAATTTCGTAAACGACAGGTTCGATGAAGTCTCCCGCTTTTACTGTTTGCACCGACTTTCCGCTGATGAGCCTATGGCTTATGTGAGTATTGAATTGGGCTATGGCGGTTTGCGTCATAGCCAATAGGGCAATTATGGAAACAATAATCTTATGCATAATCAGGCTTACTACTCCCCTTTCTGCACACAATATAGTTATTTTGCACTGAATAGAAGCATAATTACCCGTTACCGTTTCTTGAATACGACGATTTCAGCATCGGCACCGTTTTTGCCGTATTCGCTCACGAGAATGTAGCATTCGTCGCAGGCGATTCCGAAGCAACGGCCTTCGGCGTTTTGCTTTTCGACCTGGTTGCCCCAGTAGCTTGCGTTGTCGTCTAAAAGCTTGACGCTGTTGCCGTTGATCTTGTATTCCTGATTGATGAACGAGCCCTGCAGAACAAATAGGTTGTCGATGGTCGGCATGTCTTTGATGTTCAGCGCATTGATCTCTTCAATGAACTTCTGCTTCATGGGCGAGGTGGCGTGGGGCAATTGGTCCGCGGGGAGGCGCCAGCGCTTGAGTGTCGGGAAGTACTTGCGAAGCTCCGCCTTGTATTCTTCGCGGGTCAGGCTTTTGCCTGTATTCTTGTTGAATTCATCGACGAACTGCGAGCAGAATTCGACCATCTGTTCCATGTTGAAGTCGCCGGTGAACGCGCCGTCTTTGTAGCAGTAGATGCAATATTCCTCGTTCTTGCTGCCGTCGGCGTTGGTGCCCAAGATTTCCGGTGTGAGCGGCATTCCGCAGCTCTGACAAAACTTCATTTCCATAAGTTCTCCTTTATTTAACACATACACAAATGTACACTATTTTAAAATTCTTGTCAAGGAACTTATTCAAATTATTTCAAAATTTGAGCAATCGGTTCTAGGGTATCAAAATTCACGAAGTCCACTTGCTTGCCGTAGGTGGCGATGAGAGCGCGGACTTCGGCGTTACGCTCCGCTTCGGGGATTTTCGTGACCTTCGAATACAAAAGTTTCATCATGATTCTGTGTTTCAGGCTGAGTCTGGTGTAATCGATGGCGCCGCGAAGGTGGAAAATTTTACTTTCATCGTAATGCGATGCGGGAACCTGCTTTTTGAGGCAGTCCCTGATGTGGTTGACGTTTTCGGCATCGGTCGGGTCGGCGAGACCGACAGTCGCGACAAACAGTTCCTGACTTGCAGAGAGGCCGCAAACCGTTTTCTTGAGGCCCATGACACCGCCGGCGCAGAGGGCGCCCAGATAGACGATGCGGTCATAGCCGGCAACGCTTTTCACGTCTTTAAAGAAAACTGCCTTGAGCCCCGTGATTTCGGCGAGGCGTTCAGCGTAGCGTTTTGTCGAGCCGTAGCGGCTTCCGTAGATGATGATAGTGTTCATCCGATTATAATCCTTTCTTTGAGGCTTTATCACACCACGTCATATCCCGCATCAGACAAGACTTTCAGCGCTTTCTCGAAATTTTCGGCTTTCACAAGGATATAATCCGTATTGAAAGTGGATATCGCAAAAATTCCAACGCCATTTTCTGCAAGAATAGCCGAGAGTTTCGAAAGGATACCTATAAGAGAAAAATCAAGTACACCCTGAATACGGAATCCCCGCCATCCATCATCTCGTTCAATAGTATTTTGGGGTACATCATCTGTTTTGCATACGAGGGATATTTCTTCGTCGGTCTTGCCAATGAAATAAAAATCCTTACCCGTATCGACATCACTAACGTCCGCTACTTTACAGACTGTTAGTTTATGATCCAATTTCTTTATTACCATAAATTCAATCGTTTGTTAGAGTTTTACTTTCGTCGTTGACTATACTAAATACAAAAGATTTAGGACGTTCGCCACCCCAAATTAACTCCAGGCCAGTAGCCGAGAGTGCATAAAGTCCAGCCACGCAGAATGCAAAGGCAAGACCGATGGTCAGGGCATACAACATCCAAATGTGGCCTGATACCATCTGATGCATGAAGTCTTTAATTCCATAGGCTTCGAATGTCTCGTCTAAAGCGAACAGGCAGCATACATGACCAATAGCTATAAGGAAGTGAAGCGCCGCTCCGAATCGTAATTTTTTCATGTTTTTTATCGCAGTTCGTTGATAGCCTTTTGCAAATTCGCGAGGAATTTCCCGGCATGAGCCCCGTCCATTTGCGTATGATGGAACTGGAATGATACAGGCAATTCGTAATGGAAAAGACGTTTCCTGTAACGCCCCCAAATCATAAACGGGTTGTTGAAAATGCCGGAATTCATGCCGACCGCGCCGTCGATTTCCGCATCGATGATGGCCGATGTGCCGATGACCATGCTGTTCTCGGACAAGTCCCAATCCGTACAACTTTCTGCCACGATCCTTGTGTATTTGAGATAGTCGCGGTTGAATGTCGCCAAGTCTTCGGAAAACGGAATGTCGCAAGAGCTGACTTCGCCTTCGTCGTTTTTCACGATTGTATTCACCGCAATCGAATCGTATTGCATAAGCTTGCCGTTTACCGGGAGCATGTAAAATTCCTTAACGTTTGCCGCGGCCATGCCGATGCAGTAATCCATAAGCATGTTGAACTTCAAGCCGCGCTTCTTGCTCACCTTCACGAGTCTTGTGACGTTTAGCGATTTGAAAAATGTCACCATCGGATTTGGAGCCTGCATCCAAAGCTTGAACGCCATTGCTCTAGTGGTGCTTTTCGGATCAATTTCTTTTGCCATTTTTTTGCCTTAATTTTCCGTCAACGGACATCAGCATAAACAATGTTGTGATGGGGCGGTTCATTTCTTGTAGGTTTTGAAAAAATGCTGCAAGTGCTTTTCGATGAATTTGAGCGCTTCTTTTTCGCATTTCGGCTGGCGATCAACTTTAGAAATCCAGAGTGCGACGGGGGCCGTAATCTCTGTCGCTAGCATTTCTGGGTCGTCTTTGACGATTATTCCTGCGGCCATCAATGTTTCGAGAATTTTCTGGTACATTTGCAAAAGTCCGTCCACCTGATGCCTTGTGGTGATTTCGGCGAGGCGTTCGCTGCGGAATTGTTCTTGCACCAAGAAAACACGCATCTTCTTGATAATCGGGTCGTTCATTGTAAAGCGGATTCTTTTCATCATTTCGTGGATGAATCCGTCGATATTCCCGGGAATTGTGCCGATTTTTTTCGCGGAACCGAACGATTCCTCATAACGCGCTTCGGCGATGTCGATGAGCGCATTCAAGATGTCTTCTTTGCCCTTGAAGTGCTTGTAAAGCGACGGCGCCTTGATGCCGACATCCTGGGCGATTTGCTCCACGCTGGTGCCGTCGTATCCGTTTTTGGCAAATAGCGTTAGGGCGGTTTCAAGGATTTTTTCTTTTGTAGACATGACGCCTCTACAGTTGGCTAACATTCATTAGCTAAAATAGCTAATATTTATTAGCCTGTCAAGAGGAAAACATCATCATCGGAGCCAAAACGGCAACCGTAAATGACGAGCGTCTTTGTCACTTCAAGAACAGCGAGAGTTTGCCGAAGTCTAGAATCGTGATAAACACGAAGAAGCTGATGAAGAACGCGGCAGCCACATTCTGAATGACCGTCTGCGTCTTGGTGGAAAGCGGCTTACCGCGCAGTTTTTCGATACCGAGGAACATGAGGAGGCCACCGTCGGTAATCGCGAGCGGAAGCAGGTTCATGACGCCCAAGTTAATGCTGATGAGCGCAAGGAGCATCAAGAAATCCTGGAAGCCGCTCATCCACACGTTACCCATGACGGCAACAATCGAGACCGGACCGGAGAAGGCATCGACCTTGACTTGTCCCTGGAACATGCGCTTGAAATAGCGGAAGATGCTCGTGGTCATTTTCCAGCTGGTGGCGCAAGTTTTCGTGAAAGCTTCTACAGGGCCGCGGCGCACAATTTTCGTTTCGCGGAAGAGCACGTAGCCCATCTGGATGCCGACCATATAGCGTTTATATTCTTCGTTGTAAACAGGCGTGAGCGAATTGGTAAGCGTATCGCCGTTACGGATAACGGTAATGTTTACGGGTTCGCCCTTGCTACCGTCGATAATGCGCACGACTTCTTCGTAGCGGGAAATATGTTCGCCGTTAATTTCAAAGATGGTATCGCCCACGGCAAGGCCCGCCTTTTCAGCTGCAGAGCCCGCTACAGGAGGCAAGCGTACAATCACGCGGTTACGCGGGTAAATGCCAATGTCGCCAATTCCCATCGCAATTTCGGAGCTGGCAGAATCTTGCGCCGGAATCACAAGTTCTTCGGGGACAACCGTAATGGTCAACGGTTCGCCGCCACGGTGCACGGTAAGCGGGACGCTTGCGCCGAGGCTTACGCCAATCTGTTCGCGGAAATCATCCCAGCCCTGAGTGGGCTTGCCGTTGATTTCAGTGATGGTGTCGCCCGGCTGAATGCCAGCGGTTACGGCCGGAGAATCTTTTGCGACAAAGCCCACGATCAAATCGTTCGTTGCCGGTTCTTCGACACCGACCATGTAAAGAATCATCAACAAGATAAAGGCAAATACAATGTTGATGAACGGGCCCGCAAATGCAATCGACGCGCGAGCGCCCACCGATTTCGCCACAAAATCACGTTCGTCCGGGACCTGGCCTTCCTTGAGCGTATCGGGATTTTCACCCGCCATGGCCACATAGCCACCAAACGGAATCGCCGAAATACAGTATTCCGTTTCGCCGTGACGGAACTTGATAAGTTTCTTTCCGAAACCGATGCTGAAAGTATTCACCTTGACATTATTCCACTTTGCCACCAAAAAATGGCCCAGTTCGTGAATAGTCACCAGGAAACTCAGGCCAATCAGGCCGAGCACAAACATCAATACATTACTGAGAATCGATTCCATCGTGTAATAATGTAGTAAAATGCACCAAGAGATCCTTCGACTTCGTCACATCGTGACTACGCTCAGGATGACACAAGACAAAAGAAGATGTACAGTCCGGCATGACAATTTTAGCGTAGTCTTCTCAGGCCGCGGGGCATCGGGACTTCGGTGCCGTCTTCCTGCAACAGGTAAATGTTGTCGAGGCTGATGTAACCCGTGCCGCTGTAGCGGGCGCGCCAAGAGAAGTTCTTGATTTGCTTCGGGTCGAGTTGCGGAA comes from Fibrobacter sp. UWH4 and encodes:
- a CDS encoding TetR/AcrR family transcriptional regulator, whose translation is MSTKEKILETALTLFAKNGYDGTSVEQIAQDVGIKAPSLYKHFKGKEDILNALIDIAEARYEESFGSAKKIGTIPGNIDGFIHEMMKRIRFTMNDPIIKKMRVFLVQEQFRSERLAEITTRHQVDGLLQMYQKILETLMAAGIIVKDDPEMLATEITAPVALWISKVDRQPKCEKEALKFIEKHLQHFFKTYKK
- a CDS encoding MerR family transcriptional regulator, producing MTNYKTKLKIGEFSQLMQVTVKTLRHYEQKGLLLPHDVDNLTGYRYYSIDQMQKLKSIRELQNLGFSLDEIKELYEDDSHTPSIHQMEEKIKETETQLKRLIARRDQLLNWKNSLKEMNTVDKFSIQSLPEIIVASHREIIPNFEVLGPMCYEKIGPEMKRLGCKCPKPEYCFTVEHNKEYTPTDIDIEYCEQVVEMGTDSDIIKFKRIPAVPKALCMKHIGPYERFYESFIEAFRYIEEKGYKIAGKPRTSYIDGAWNQEDPEKWLSVIQIPIE
- a CDS encoding flavodoxin domain-containing protein gives rise to the protein MNTIIIYGSRYGSTKRYAERLAEITGLKAVFFKDVKSVAGYDRIVYLGALCAGGVMGLKKTVCGLSASQELFVATVGLADPTDAENVNHIRDCLKKQVPASHYDESKIFHLRGAIDYTRLSLKHRIMMKLLYSKVTKIPEAERNAEVRALIATYGKQVDFVNFDTLEPIAQILK
- a CDS encoding zinc ribbon domain-containing protein translates to MEMKFCQSCGMPLTPEILGTNADGSKNEEYCIYCYKDGAFTGDFNMEQMVEFCSQFVDEFNKNTGKSLTREEYKAELRKYFPTLKRWRLPADQLPHATSPMKQKFIEEINALNIKDMPTIDNLFVLQGSFINQEYKINGNSVKLLDDNASYWGNQVEKQNAEGRCFGIACDECYILVSEYGKNGADAEIVVFKKR
- a CDS encoding T9SS type A sorting domain-containing protein, whose protein sequence is MHKIIVSIIALLAMTQTAIAQFNTHISHRLISGKSVQTVKAGDFIEPVVYEITELNRVYDFYINYPVNTTVKTLGLKLDCGTLPSSKAECTISGRIPANTPGDEYEMSFTAAGNYAHEYLQITTGINITPLNEQVEHISGNLDQTVTASDEIEPIVFGYTELLKENLSGVPEGISAKIDDESAIITISGATGQDHPDGDFNYRLAAYIMEKDSIVFNGTISVKHKKFTTTLVAIENETQDVVAGDAIKPIVFRYAHMQNATVDGILEGFEVNQDKEKDLVIITGTVPQDIGDHVLTITVTAQGNDNNAEANASVNISANPDYSSSSVSSSSEVSPSSSSVASSSSAAESSSSEAAESSSSELTTAIYVVQNMFNVNFVNNELSVTLASVPSANLLIFDMMGHLLETLDVGASTTINLGHLPRGTLLLRIYGQGFAETRQIVVK
- a CDS encoding ACT domain-containing protein — translated: MVIKKLDHKLTVCKVADVSDVDTGKDFYFIGKTDEEISLVCKTDDVPQNTIERDDGWRGFRIQGVLDFSLIGILSKLSAILAENGVGIFAISTFNTDYILVKAENFEKALKVLSDAGYDVV
- a CDS encoding TSCPD domain-containing protein; translated protein: MSVGSTCGGKPTSCADQLARAVLGKEA
- a CDS encoding CatA-like O-acetyltransferase, family 2 gives rise to the protein MAKEIDPKSTTRAMAFKLWMQAPNPMVTFFKSLNVTRLVKVSKKRGLKFNMLMDYCIGMAAANVKEFYMLPVNGKLMQYDSIAVNTIVKNDEGEVSSCDIPFSEDLATFNRDYLKYTRIVAESCTDWDLSENSMVIGTSAIIDAEIDGAVGMNSGIFNNPFMIWGRYRKRLFHYELPVSFQFHHTQMDGAHAGKFLANLQKAINELR